A single genomic interval of Chryseobacterium paludis harbors:
- a CDS encoding DUF4919 domain-containing protein, giving the protein MKYYFFLLFLCISISGFSQKSKIDFKSIEKNLKNSESPYSYDRLIFKYKGIPKSLDSIEAQHLYYGRNFETNKLTTSDEDFKSLAEAFKNSNFDECIRLGKILYGKDPTNLDVLLILLRAYDNKKDISNFTHHLSQLRLLADAIKNSGDGKSEKTAYNVNSVGDEYIFLNILNLGEGYTRSSKTMKDGVIDVWEKENNKIYIKVLYLGF; this is encoded by the coding sequence ATGAAATATTACTTTTTCCTTCTGTTTCTATGTATCTCGATTTCTGGCTTTAGTCAAAAATCCAAGATCGATTTTAAGAGTATTGAAAAGAATCTTAAAAACTCTGAGTCGCCATACAGTTATGATAGACTTATTTTCAAATATAAAGGGATACCAAAATCATTGGATAGCATAGAAGCTCAACATTTGTACTATGGTAGAAATTTTGAAACAAATAAGCTAACTACTTCGGATGAAGATTTTAAAAGTCTGGCCGAAGCGTTTAAGAATAGCAATTTTGATGAGTGTATACGATTAGGAAAGATTTTATATGGTAAAGATCCTACAAATCTTGATGTGTTGTTAATTTTGCTCAGAGCATATGACAACAAAAAAGATATAAGCAATTTTACCCATCATTTGTCACAGCTTCGATTGCTTGCTGATGCAATAAAAAATTCCGGGGACGGAAAATCAGAGAAAACAGCCTATAATGTTAACTCTGTGGGCGATGAATATATTTTTCTGAATATTCTAAATCTGGGAGAAGGATATACAAGAAGTTCAAAAACAATGAAGGACGGGGTTATCGACGTATGGGAAAAAGAGAATAACAAAATATATATCAAAGTCCTTTATTTAGGCTTTTAA
- a CDS encoding cation:proton antiporter: MELYYSFSVLIVLASIFAYLNYRFLKLPSTIGIMVIAIVVSIFLVLFGETVLPRTFGHLHKLMNSIDFTEVLMGAMLNFLLFAGGIHININDLKEQFRPVLIFSTAGVVISTFIVGFGMFYLLPLVGIKLPFIYCLVFGALISPTDPVAVLSILKQAKVSKSLETKVAGESLFNDGMAVVVFTVVLQLAVGKEVDLGVESIGLLLMKEAGGGLLLGVLLGWITSRLMREVDDYIISVLVTLSVVMGGYLIARQMHISGPLTMVAAGLFMGNFNVRFKMKSITQDYLIKFWELIDEILNAVLFLFIGFELLMIKDLNHFIIPGLIAILVVLIARFISIWGPSKFMSFRTRFSPQTIKVLFWGGIRGGVSIALAMSIPKSEYSNIILSITYCVVVFSIIVQGLTIAKVANPKKIAKEELEQEGVALDETT, translated from the coding sequence GTGGAATTATATTATTCATTTTCGGTGTTAATAGTTTTAGCATCCATATTCGCATATCTCAATTACAGATTTCTTAAGCTTCCGAGCACGATCGGAATTATGGTTATTGCCATTGTGGTTTCAATTTTCCTGGTTTTATTTGGTGAAACCGTATTACCTAGAACCTTTGGGCATCTTCATAAATTAATGAATAGTATTGATTTTACGGAAGTACTGATGGGTGCAATGCTTAATTTTCTTTTGTTCGCCGGAGGAATACATATTAATATCAATGATCTGAAGGAACAATTTAGGCCGGTTCTTATCTTTTCAACAGCAGGAGTTGTTATCTCTACTTTTATAGTAGGTTTCGGAATGTTTTATCTTCTTCCTCTTGTAGGTATCAAACTTCCGTTTATCTATTGTTTGGTTTTCGGAGCCCTTATTTCTCCTACAGATCCGGTAGCAGTTCTCAGTATTTTAAAACAGGCAAAAGTATCAAAGTCTTTGGAAACAAAGGTGGCAGGAGAGTCTCTTTTTAATGATGGGATGGCTGTTGTTGTGTTTACTGTTGTTTTACAGCTGGCTGTTGGGAAAGAAGTGGATTTGGGAGTTGAGAGCATCGGGTTACTATTGATGAAAGAAGCCGGCGGAGGATTATTGCTGGGTGTTTTATTAGGCTGGATCACTTCCCGACTGATGCGTGAAGTGGATGATTATATTATTTCAGTATTAGTTACCCTTTCGGTTGTGATGGGAGGTTACCTTATTGCAAGGCAGATGCATATCTCTGGGCCGCTTACTATGGTAGCTGCAGGATTGTTTATGGGGAATTTTAATGTACGATTCAAAATGAAATCCATTACCCAGGACTACCTTATTAAATTCTGGGAATTAATAGATGAGATATTAAATGCCGTACTATTCCTATTTATTGGTTTTGAGTTACTAATGATCAAAGATTTGAATCATTTTATTATTCCAGGGCTTATTGCAATTCTAGTTGTTTTGATCGCAAGGTTTATTTCTATTTGGGGACCTTCGAAATTTATGTCCTTCAGGACGCGGTTCAGTCCACAGACCATTAAGGTTTTATTTTGGGGTGGAATTCGCGGTGGGGTTTCCATTGCGTTGGCAATGTCTATTCCTAAAAGTGAATACAGTAATATTATTTTAAGCATTACTTATTGTGTAGTGGTATTCTCAATTATTGTTCAGGGGCTTACAATTGCTAAAGTTGCTAATCCTAAGAAGATTGCGAAAGAAGAACTGGAACAAGAAGGTGTTGCTTTAGATGAAACTACCTAA
- a CDS encoding DNA alkylation repair protein yields MNNIIKDIHEALAVLSIPEKAAFFPKFFKTGKGEYGEGDVFLGVKVPDQRVVAKEYYSKISLKELGELLSSKFHEHRLTALFMLINKFEKTKDPKNKEEIVKFYLDHLPFVNNWDLVDSSCYKILGRYAFENKKENLLRDLSNSDDMWHKRIAVVGTMHYVKKGSFDLTKEFVTNNLKHSHDLMHKANGWLLREMGNKNEEELISYLSKYYKDMPRTCLRYAIEKLDEEVRQDYLKGRI; encoded by the coding sequence ATGAATAATATAATCAAAGATATACATGAAGCATTAGCTGTTTTATCTATTCCGGAAAAGGCAGCTTTCTTTCCTAAGTTTTTTAAAACAGGAAAAGGTGAATATGGTGAAGGGGATGTATTTTTGGGAGTAAAAGTTCCGGACCAAAGAGTAGTGGCAAAAGAATATTATTCTAAAATTTCTTTAAAAGAACTTGGGGAGCTACTTTCCTCAAAATTTCACGAACATAGATTGACTGCCTTGTTTATGCTGATCAATAAGTTTGAAAAAACAAAAGATCCAAAAAACAAAGAGGAAATTGTAAAGTTTTACCTTGATCATTTACCGTTTGTCAATAACTGGGATCTGGTAGATTCCAGTTGCTATAAAATTTTGGGACGCTATGCTTTTGAAAATAAGAAAGAAAATTTACTTAGAGATCTTTCTAACTCTGATGACATGTGGCATAAAAGAATTGCTGTTGTTGGAACAATGCATTATGTGAAAAAAGGATCGTTTGATTTAACGAAAGAATTTGTAACAAATAATTTAAAACATTCACATGATCTGATGCACAAAGCAAATGGATGGCTGCTAAGAGAAATGGGGAATAAAAATGAAGAAGAGTTGATTTCTTATTTGTCGAAATACTATAAAGATATGCCCAGAACATGCCTGAGATATGCGATTGAGAAATTGGATGAAGAAGTACGGCAAGATTATTTAAAAGGAAGGATCTAA
- a CDS encoding DUF6122 family protein codes for MDCLFWKTCAHYFLHLIFPVFIALIFYRDNWKKVYLILLATMLVDLDHLFANPVFDPTRNSIGFHFLHSYYAITVYFVMLFFKGTVRIIGIGLLLHMLTDFQDFNLWCH; via the coding sequence ATGGATTGTTTATTTTGGAAGACCTGTGCCCATTATTTTTTACACCTTATATTTCCTGTTTTTATAGCTTTAATTTTCTATAGAGATAACTGGAAGAAGGTGTATCTTATTCTATTAGCAACGATGCTAGTAGACCTAGATCATCTATTTGCCAATCCTGTTTTTGATCCTACGAGAAATAGTATAGGATTTCATTTCCTGCATTCTTATTATGCCATTACAGTATATTTCGTAATGCTTTTTTTTAAAGGGACAGTCAGAATTATTGGTATCGGACTTTTATTACATATGTTGACCGATTTTCAGGATTTTAACCTATGGTGCCATTAA
- a CDS encoding calcium:proton antiporter, with protein MKLKELLHYTFIFPILAVGYYFSGLMENGVVYEIIAGILLTGSVLSAVHHAEVVAHKVGEPFGTIILALCITIIEVALIISLMVAGGSEAITLARDTIFAAVMIILNGILGICILVGGVKYYEQFFARTSATTYLVSIVSILVLTLILPNFTSSVNGPFYNTAQLIFVSIACLVIYGVFLMVQTVRHRNYFIITGDHPDSHFIPSRSQTIVSFVFLVICLVIVVLMAKGLSATIEDMVQSIGAPKSLVGVIIAGVVLLPEGVAAIRAARNNQIQSSVNLALGSALASIGLTIPAVSIVCIMYDIPFVLGLDKKDIILLSLSVFIVMLSLSRGKTNILYGTVLLVNLAAYIFTVIVP; from the coding sequence ATGAAATTAAAAGAACTTTTACACTATACCTTTATTTTCCCTATTTTAGCAGTAGGTTACTATTTTTCTGGATTAATGGAAAATGGTGTTGTTTATGAAATTATTGCAGGAATTTTACTCACAGGTAGTGTATTATCAGCTGTCCATCATGCAGAGGTTGTAGCTCACAAAGTAGGAGAACCGTTTGGTACTATTATTCTAGCCCTTTGTATTACTATTATTGAAGTCGCATTAATTATTTCGCTGATGGTAGCAGGAGGAAGTGAGGCTATTACATTAGCCAGAGACACTATTTTTGCTGCAGTAATGATTATTCTAAATGGGATCTTAGGAATATGTATTTTAGTAGGTGGAGTGAAATATTATGAGCAGTTTTTTGCAAGAACCTCAGCAACGACATATCTGGTAAGTATTGTTTCAATATTAGTTTTAACATTAATACTCCCTAACTTTACCTCAAGTGTAAACGGGCCATTTTACAACACCGCTCAGCTGATTTTTGTTTCTATTGCGTGTCTGGTTATTTATGGTGTTTTTTTAATGGTTCAGACCGTAAGACACAGGAATTATTTCATTATTACAGGGGATCATCCGGATTCTCATTTTATTCCATCAAGAAGTCAAACTATTGTAAGTTTTGTTTTTCTGGTAATCTGTCTTGTTATTGTTGTTTTAATGGCTAAAGGTCTTTCCGCAACAATTGAAGATATGGTACAAAGTATAGGTGCTCCAAAATCATTAGTAGGAGTAATTATTGCAGGGGTTGTGTTGCTTCCGGAAGGTGTCGCTGCTATTCGTGCAGCAAGAAATAATCAGATACAGTCTAGTGTGAACTTAGCATTGGGATCTGCCTTGGCAAGTATTGGTTTAACGATCCCTGCGGTATCTATTGTTTGTATAATGTATGATATTCCTTTTGTATTGGGGCTCGATAAGAAAGATATTATTTTACTTTCTTTATCCGTGTTTATTGTAATGCTTTCTTTAAGTAGAGGAAAAACCAATATTTTATATGGAACAGTTTTACTAGTGAATTTAGCGGCTTATATTTTTACTGTCATAGTTCCTTAA
- a CDS encoding group III truncated hemoglobin — protein MKKLESREDIELLVNSFYKKVIKDDTIGFFFRDIIKVNWDKHLPKMYSFWESILFGQMSYKGNPMAVHFPINELQAMEKKHFDQWLSLWKRTIEENFIGENADMAIYKSENIARLMAYKMEMARKLN, from the coding sequence ATGAAAAAGCTTGAATCCAGAGAGGACATTGAACTGTTGGTTAATTCATTTTACAAAAAAGTAATTAAAGACGATACTATTGGATTTTTCTTCAGGGATATTATCAAAGTAAACTGGGATAAACACCTTCCAAAAATGTATTCTTTTTGGGAAAGCATTCTTTTTGGTCAAATGAGTTATAAAGGAAATCCCATGGCTGTTCATTTTCCAATTAATGAGCTTCAGGCGATGGAGAAAAAACATTTTGACCAATGGTTATCATTATGGAAAAGAACCATTGAAGAAAACTTTATAGGTGAAAATGCTGATATGGCTATCTATAAATCTGAAAATATCGCCAGGCTGATGGCATACAAAATGGAAATGGCCAGAAAGCTTAATTAA
- a CDS encoding ion channel gives MARGFRQKIRQKNTDSSGFGSNASGRFINKDGLPNVRRKGINVFNRLSWYHTMLNLSTFRFLSYLVIGYILINIIFALIYYSIGVQHLTGIDKSNPINEFIDVFFFSSQTFTTVGYGRIAPIGFMASLVATFEAFLGLLAFAIATGLFYGRFSRPRAYLRFSDIAVISPFQDSTALMFRLAPYKNNALTDADVIVSAAIEVIEDGIPKSNFYRLETRLNKISTLALNWTVVHLIDENSPFYGFSEDDFKSIDIEIIVQVRAFDEVFSNTVVQRSSYATGEIIYGAKFVPMYYPNKDNQSTILDLDKINKYQKVGLSVLAEDRG, from the coding sequence ATGGCAAGAGGATTTAGGCAAAAAATTCGTCAGAAAAATACGGATAGCAGTGGCTTTGGAAGTAATGCTTCCGGAAGGTTTATCAATAAGGATGGACTGCCGAATGTTCGAAGAAAAGGCATTAATGTCTTTAATAGGTTGAGCTGGTATCACACTATGCTGAACCTGTCTACATTCAGGTTTCTTTCCTATTTAGTGATTGGCTATATTCTTATAAATATTATTTTTGCTTTAATTTATTACTCTATAGGAGTACAACATCTTACTGGGATCGATAAGAGTAATCCGATCAATGAATTTATAGATGTATTTTTCTTTAGTTCACAGACATTTACTACTGTTGGATATGGTAGAATAGCTCCGATCGGTTTTATGGCGAGTTTGGTGGCTACTTTTGAAGCTTTTCTGGGATTGCTTGCTTTTGCCATTGCAACGGGTTTATTTTATGGAAGATTTTCCAGACCCAGAGCCTATTTAAGATTTTCTGATATTGCTGTTATATCGCCTTTTCAGGATTCTACAGCTTTAATGTTTAGGCTGGCTCCTTATAAAAATAATGCACTTACTGATGCAGATGTTATAGTATCAGCTGCAATTGAGGTTATTGAAGACGGAATACCTAAGAGCAACTTTTATAGATTAGAGACCCGATTAAACAAGATCAGTACATTGGCACTGAATTGGACTGTGGTACATTTGATTGATGAAAACTCTCCCTTTTATGGGTTTTCTGAAGATGATTTTAAAAGTATCGATATAGAAATTATAGTACAGGTACGAGCTTTTGATGAGGTCTTTTCAAATACAGTGGTTCAAAGGTCATCTTATGCTACCGGAGAGATAATTTATGGGGCTAAATTTGTACCAATGTATTACCCAAATAAGGATAACCAGTCTACAATTCTGGATCTGGATAAAATTAATAAATATCAAAAAGTAGGTCTTTCCGTTTTAGCGGAGGATAGAGGATAA
- a CDS encoding YkgJ family cysteine cluster protein: MNLELYKTQALQKQKEHKKFLDGLKKKPPKNLDYVVQETHEEVFEKINCLQCANCCKTTGPLYTEKDIERIAKHLRMKPIDFEAKFLRVDEDNDKVLQNLPCFFLNNDNTCSIYEVRPKACREYPHTDRKKIYQINSLMMKNTVICPAAFEFVERIMKNLGK; the protein is encoded by the coding sequence ATGAATCTGGAACTTTATAAAACACAGGCTTTACAAAAGCAAAAAGAACACAAAAAATTCTTAGATGGATTAAAGAAAAAGCCACCTAAGAACCTTGATTATGTTGTTCAGGAAACCCATGAGGAGGTTTTTGAAAAGATTAATTGTCTTCAGTGTGCTAATTGCTGTAAAACAACGGGGCCATTATATACAGAAAAAGATATTGAACGTATCGCTAAACATCTTAGGATGAAACCTATAGATTTTGAAGCAAAATTTCTGAGGGTAGATGAAGACAATGATAAAGTTCTGCAAAATCTCCCTTGCTTTTTTCTTAATAATGATAATACATGTTCTATCTATGAAGTGAGACCTAAGGCTTGCAGAGAATACCCACATACGGATCGTAAAAAGATCTATCAGATCAATTCACTGATGATGAAAAATACTGTAATCTGCCCTGCAGCATTTGAATTTGTAGAAAGAATTATGAAAAATTTAGGAAAATAA
- the gdhA gene encoding NADP-specific glutamate dehydrogenase encodes MEQYNIDQKIQEFIAKIEAKNPNEPEFLQAVKEVAVTVIPFIATKKEYTGMKLLERMAEAERIIIFRVPWVDDKGEIQVNRGFRIQMNSAIGPYKGGIRFHPTVNLSVLKFLAFEQVFKNSLTTLPMGGGKGGSDFDPQGKSDMEVMRFCQAFMTELCKHIGPETDVPAGDIGVGSREIGYLFGQYKKVRNEFTGVLTGKGLAYGGSLIRPEATGYGVVYFAEQMLKTIDQTFKDKIVSVSGFGNVAWGVIKKVSELGGKVVTISGPDGYIYDKDGIDGDKIDYLLELRSSGNNRAEDYAKKYPSAIFYAGKRPWEVKCDVAIPSATQNELDFEDAKVLVENGVLCVTEAANMPSTLEAINYFLDSKVLFSPGKASNAGGVATSGLEMTQNSIRLNWTSEEVDARLKEIMIGIHKACRDYGKEEDGYVNYVKGANIAGFVKVAEAMLAQGVV; translated from the coding sequence ATGGAACAATATAATATTGACCAGAAAATCCAGGAGTTTATTGCAAAAATTGAGGCAAAAAACCCTAACGAGCCAGAATTTTTACAAGCCGTAAAAGAAGTTGCAGTTACTGTAATTCCGTTTATCGCTACCAAGAAAGAATACACAGGAATGAAGCTTCTTGAGAGAATGGCTGAAGCTGAAAGAATTATTATTTTCAGAGTTCCATGGGTTGATGATAAAGGAGAAATCCAGGTAAACAGAGGTTTCAGAATTCAGATGAACTCTGCAATCGGACCATACAAAGGAGGAATTCGTTTCCATCCTACTGTAAACTTGTCAGTTCTTAAGTTCTTAGCTTTCGAACAAGTATTCAAAAATTCATTGACTACTCTTCCAATGGGTGGTGGTAAAGGAGGTTCTGATTTTGACCCACAAGGAAAATCAGATATGGAAGTAATGCGTTTCTGCCAGGCTTTCATGACTGAATTATGCAAGCACATTGGCCCTGAAACTGATGTTCCAGCAGGAGATATTGGAGTAGGATCAAGAGAAATCGGATATCTTTTCGGACAATACAAGAAAGTAAGAAACGAATTTACAGGTGTGCTTACAGGAAAAGGTCTTGCGTATGGTGGATCATTGATCCGTCCTGAAGCTACGGGATATGGTGTCGTTTACTTCGCTGAGCAAATGCTTAAGACTATTGATCAAACATTTAAAGATAAGATTGTTTCTGTTTCAGGTTTCGGTAACGTAGCCTGGGGAGTTATTAAAAAGGTATCTGAATTGGGTGGAAAAGTAGTAACTATTTCTGGTCCTGACGGATATATCTATGATAAAGACGGTATCGATGGTGATAAAATTGATTATTTATTAGAATTAAGATCTTCAGGTAATAACAGAGCTGAAGACTATGCTAAAAAATATCCATCTGCTATTTTCTATGCAGGAAAACGTCCTTGGGAAGTGAAGTGTGATGTTGCTATCCCTTCAGCTACTCAAAACGAATTGGACTTCGAAGATGCTAAAGTATTGGTTGAAAATGGAGTTCTTTGCGTAACTGAAGCAGCTAATATGCCTTCAACGTTAGAAGCGATCAACTATTTCTTAGACAGCAAAGTATTATTCTCTCCTGGTAAAGCGTCTAACGCTGGTGGTGTAGCTACTTCAGGATTAGAAATGACTCAGAACTCAATTCGTCTAAACTGGACTTCTGAAGAGGTAGACGCAAGATTAAAGGAGATCATGATCGGAATCCATAAAGCTTGTAGAGACTATGGAAAAGAAGAAGATGGTTATGTAAACTACGTAAAAGGTGCAAACATTGCCGGCTTCGTGAAAGTTGCAGAAGCAATGCTGGCTCAAGGAGTTGTATAA
- the dprA gene encoding DNA-processing protein DprA, producing MISEEHLYAIALRECSLIGDINFIKLIRTFGSAKTAWEKAKKEYKKIDGFGQKIVSDIGNPSHLDFAEKELKFCESNNILIKLKHLKELPYLLGECEDAPAILYQKGNYKNSLLPLSIVGTRNITAYGKQFIKNFFEETQSCSFISISGLALGVDKEVHDQSLHYKIPTAAVLAHGFHTLYPAKNKRLSEKILQDGGVLFTEFNSSRKPDRENFIQRNRIIAGISPATMVVETAFGGGSMSTATFANGYNRDVFALPGKITDQYSQGCNHLISQNKAATISTIKDLISNLGFNKPKEKIEELFPSSSIAIQLTENQSLIYNFIAENPQINLDDLAQQIVLPTHRILPVLLELELLGKVKSFSGRQFLAI from the coding sequence ATGATTTCCGAAGAACATCTTTATGCAATCGCATTACGCGAGTGCAGCCTGATTGGTGATATCAATTTCATAAAACTTATTAGAACATTTGGAAGCGCTAAAACGGCGTGGGAAAAGGCTAAGAAAGAATATAAAAAAATAGATGGATTTGGTCAAAAGATTGTATCAGATATTGGCAACCCTAGCCATTTAGACTTTGCTGAAAAAGAATTGAAATTTTGCGAAAGCAACAATATTCTGATCAAGCTAAAACATCTTAAAGAACTCCCCTACTTACTCGGGGAATGTGAAGATGCTCCTGCTATTTTATACCAAAAAGGAAACTACAAAAATTCACTACTGCCCTTAAGTATTGTAGGTACAAGGAATATTACGGCTTATGGTAAACAGTTTATAAAGAATTTTTTTGAAGAAACCCAATCTTGTAGTTTTATTTCCATTAGTGGATTGGCTTTGGGAGTAGATAAAGAAGTGCACGATCAATCTCTTCACTACAAAATCCCTACCGCTGCTGTTTTAGCGCATGGTTTCCACACTCTTTATCCTGCAAAAAATAAGCGGCTATCTGAGAAGATCCTGCAAGACGGCGGAGTCCTGTTTACCGAATTTAATTCTTCAAGAAAACCTGATAGAGAAAACTTTATTCAAAGAAATAGAATTATTGCTGGAATATCTCCAGCAACTATGGTAGTGGAGACCGCTTTTGGAGGCGGATCAATGAGTACAGCAACCTTTGCTAACGGCTATAACAGGGATGTTTTTGCTCTGCCCGGAAAAATTACAGATCAGTATAGCCAAGGCTGCAATCATCTTATTTCTCAAAATAAGGCAGCTACAATTTCTACAATTAAAGATCTGATTAGCAACCTTGGTTTTAACAAACCTAAAGAAAAAATAGAAGAACTATTTCCCAGTTCTTCTATTGCAATCCAATTAACTGAAAATCAAAGTCTAATCTATAATTTTATTGCTGAAAATCCACAAATTAATTTGGATGATTTAGCCCAGCAAATAGTCCTTCCAACACATAGAATTTTACCTGTACTTTTAGAATTAGAGCTTTTAGGTAAAGTGAAATCGTTTTCTGGGAGGCAATTTCTAGCAATTTGA
- a CDS encoding rhomboid family intramembrane serine protease produces the protein MFKNAISKKAILYPLLMLAAMWLGYFLQTQGFFQSCFGAIIPLLPEGLLGVVTSPLLHGNMDHIISNSIPIAVLMFLLYQFYPLVANKVFVIGWLATGLLVWLLPPIDILTGEYMYTCTIGASGVVYVLAFFLFFSGVFKWNMKLLTISLLVVLYYGSLIWGMFPEELFYNLHEPSKISWQAHLSGAVVGSIIAFAFKNIGEKKRKFIWEFPNYYNEKDDKLWQEYKENHPEDFLELPHKKRDDIWDHLEELRKK, from the coding sequence ATGTTTAAAAACGCAATTTCCAAGAAAGCTATCTTATATCCATTGCTGATGCTTGCTGCAATGTGGCTGGGCTACTTTTTACAAACACAAGGCTTCTTTCAGAGTTGCTTTGGAGCCATCATTCCTCTTTTACCGGAAGGTTTGTTGGGAGTGGTTACCTCTCCTCTTTTGCATGGAAATATGGACCATATTATCAGTAACTCAATTCCCATTGCTGTGCTGATGTTTCTTTTATATCAGTTCTATCCATTAGTGGCCAATAAAGTGTTTGTTATCGGTTGGCTGGCAACTGGATTATTGGTTTGGTTACTTCCGCCCATAGATATCCTCACAGGTGAGTACATGTACACCTGTACCATTGGAGCCAGTGGCGTCGTATATGTTTTAGCTTTCTTCCTCTTCTTCAGTGGAGTATTTAAATGGAATATGAAACTTTTAACCATTTCTTTACTGGTTGTATTATATTACGGAAGTTTGATTTGGGGGATGTTTCCTGAAGAATTATTTTACAATCTTCATGAACCAAGTAAAATATCCTGGCAAGCCCACCTTTCAGGAGCAGTAGTAGGAAGTATCATTGCTTTTGCATTCAAAAATATTGGTGAAAAAAAGAGAAAATTCATTTGGGAATTCCCTAACTACTATAACGAGAAAGATGACAAGCTTTGGCAGGAATATAAAGAAAATCACCCCGAAGACTTTTTAGAACTGCCCCACAAAAAAAGAGATGATATCTGGGATCATTTAGAGGAATTAAGGAAAAAATAA
- a CDS encoding DUF3078 domain-containing protein: MKNKLLIFSIALGINVAAQEIKIDTTATPVKDSIKSWSVLGKNTLMFNQAAFSNWVGGGANNVGWLAGVDYNLTYEKDKDLWENIIILGYGQNNTKGIGTRKTQDVLNISTNYGRQFSKSWYISSGASLQSQFSAGYEDGNNPEAKKISNFMAPGYFNMGLGVTYRPNDNLTVTLRPVNGRWTFVLDNELQKAGNYGLKADGDNSLLQFGFLGNAVYKVKLMENINLTNTASVFSNYLDHPERLVLAYGAVLNLKINKYISSNITVDVLYDHNQIQKTQLKQTLGIGFAYTVNNGVKRSDRKDNQWWLKK; the protein is encoded by the coding sequence ATGAAGAACAAATTGTTGATTTTTTCCATTGCATTGGGAATAAATGTAGCAGCACAAGAGATAAAAATAGATACAACAGCAACACCGGTAAAGGATTCTATAAAAAGCTGGTCTGTATTAGGAAAAAACACATTAATGTTCAATCAGGCAGCTTTTTCAAATTGGGTTGGTGGAGGAGCCAATAATGTTGGCTGGCTCGCTGGTGTCGATTATAATCTTACCTACGAAAAAGATAAAGACCTGTGGGAGAATATCATCATTCTTGGTTACGGTCAGAATAATACAAAGGGAATAGGGACAAGGAAAACACAGGATGTCCTCAATATATCTACAAACTATGGAAGACAGTTTTCTAAAAGCTGGTATATTTCTTCAGGGGCCAGTTTGCAGTCACAATTTTCTGCTGGTTATGAAGATGGAAACAACCCTGAAGCTAAAAAGATATCCAATTTTATGGCTCCGGGATATTTTAACATGGGTTTGGGGGTTACCTATAGACCCAATGATAATTTAACGGTAACATTGCGCCCTGTCAATGGAAGATGGACCTTTGTGTTGGATAATGAGCTTCAGAAAGCTGGGAATTATGGTTTAAAAGCAGATGGAGATAACTCACTATTGCAGTTTGGTTTTTTAGGAAATGCTGTATATAAAGTGAAACTGATGGAAAATATTAATCTGACGAATACCGCTTCTGTGTTTTCAAACTATCTCGATCATCCCGAAAGGTTAGTACTGGCTTATGGAGCTGTTTTAAATTTAAAAATTAATAAGTATATCTCATCCAATATCACAGTAGATGTACTATACGATCATAATCAGATCCAGAAAACACAGCTGAAACAAACTTTAGGAATCGGTTTTGCGTATACCGTTAATAATGGTGTGAAAAGATCTGATAGAAAAGACAATCAGTGGTGGCTTAAAAAATAA